A single region of the Caballeronia insecticola genome encodes:
- the fhuB gene encoding Fe(3+)-hydroxamate ABC transporter permease FhuB: protein MTTLASTKTSTQRGAAPDRVGVTAAALIALIVALAALRLGPDVRAWLDAPANSDAAQLAHLFLFDLNAPRVAAALVAGGCLAVAGALFQALTRNPLAAPDLLGITGGAQLGLLAAMIAPQIVGAASVPLLFVCGLAAAGCVAAAAGGWRATPLRLVLAGSVCMLLFSALSTLLLAFFEQTVVGASLWASGSLYQPGASGLTSALAWLVLPLAALPFVMRPLDPLALGDDAAAAAGVPVDATRLLAMTVAVGFASVAVAIAGPLSYVGLIAPNLLRQVRGAKSSKLGALVPLSALAGGALVLATDSAVLALGLDSTLSTGVAIAFVGTPLMLAMIRNGAAWTGALHAGQARETARRGTRAARAVRAFSALPWPVLAAVLVAIGCAVLATGASIGPTMLGPTRWIDALTHRDDIARMLLDLRAPRLLCALLAGALLAASGVLMQSIVRNPLAGPEVLGVTQGAGLATLAALMIWPLAGHVFLSGAALLGGGVTLVITLLFNRRHRYAPLAVALTGIVIGTLWTTLAQWLITQQSVQPARFVVWLVGGTYGRSWGEVAMLVPWCVLALPVLALVAKPLDLLALGDEQASALGLPIAVLRPLVLTIATLAACAAVAAVGPVGFIGLMAPHLATMLGARTHGTRLWLAALLGALVLAAADLAARTLLAPREIPAGVLTALIGAPYMLSLLVIETRRDRGRGRAR from the coding sequence ATGACGACGCTCGCTTCCACGAAGACTTCGACGCAACGCGGCGCGGCGCCGGACCGCGTCGGTGTGACGGCGGCCGCGCTGATCGCGTTGATCGTCGCGCTTGCTGCGCTGCGCCTGGGCCCCGATGTGCGTGCGTGGCTCGACGCGCCCGCCAACAGCGACGCCGCGCAGCTCGCACATCTCTTCCTCTTCGATCTGAACGCGCCGCGCGTGGCGGCGGCGCTGGTCGCGGGCGGATGTCTCGCGGTGGCCGGCGCGCTGTTCCAGGCGCTCACGCGCAATCCGCTTGCCGCGCCCGATCTGCTCGGCATCACCGGCGGCGCGCAACTCGGATTGCTGGCCGCGATGATCGCGCCGCAGATCGTCGGCGCGGCGTCGGTGCCGTTGCTGTTCGTCTGCGGACTCGCGGCGGCGGGCTGCGTCGCGGCGGCGGCGGGCGGCTGGCGCGCGACGCCGCTGCGGCTCGTGCTCGCGGGCAGCGTCTGCATGCTGCTGTTCTCCGCGCTCTCGACGCTCCTGCTCGCGTTCTTCGAGCAAACGGTCGTCGGCGCTTCGCTGTGGGCGAGCGGCAGTCTGTATCAGCCGGGCGCGTCCGGGCTAACGTCGGCGCTCGCGTGGCTCGTGCTGCCGCTCGCCGCGTTGCCGTTCGTGATGCGTCCGCTCGATCCGCTCGCACTCGGCGACGATGCCGCCGCCGCTGCCGGCGTCCCTGTCGATGCAACGCGCCTGCTCGCGATGACCGTCGCGGTCGGCTTTGCGAGCGTTGCGGTGGCGATCGCCGGGCCGCTCTCGTATGTCGGATTGATCGCGCCGAATCTGCTGCGGCAGGTGCGCGGCGCGAAGTCGTCGAAACTGGGCGCGCTCGTGCCGCTGTCGGCGCTTGCGGGCGGCGCGCTTGTGCTCGCCACCGACAGCGCCGTGCTCGCGCTCGGCCTCGATTCGACGCTCTCGACCGGCGTCGCGATCGCGTTCGTCGGCACGCCGCTGATGCTCGCGATGATCCGCAACGGCGCGGCGTGGACGGGCGCGCTGCATGCGGGCCAGGCGCGCGAGACGGCCCGGCGCGGCACGCGTGCGGCGCGCGCGGTGCGTGCGTTTTCGGCGCTGCCGTGGCCGGTGCTCGCGGCTGTGCTCGTGGCGATCGGCTGCGCGGTGCTCGCGACAGGCGCGTCCATCGGTCCGACGATGCTCGGCCCCACGCGCTGGATCGATGCGCTCACGCATCGCGACGACATCGCCCGCATGCTGCTCGACCTGCGCGCGCCGCGTCTGCTTTGCGCGTTGCTTGCGGGCGCGCTGCTCGCGGCGAGCGGCGTGCTGATGCAGAGCATCGTGCGCAATCCGCTTGCGGGTCCCGAAGTGCTCGGCGTGACGCAAGGCGCGGGTCTCGCGACGCTCGCCGCGCTGATGATCTGGCCGCTCGCGGGGCACGTCTTTCTGTCGGGCGCGGCGTTGCTCGGCGGCGGCGTGACGCTCGTCATCACGCTGTTGTTCAACCGGCGGCATCGGTATGCGCCGCTGGCGGTGGCGTTGACCGGCATCGTCATCGGCACATTGTGGACGACGCTCGCGCAATGGCTCATCACGCAGCAGAGCGTGCAGCCGGCGCGTTTCGTCGTGTGGCTCGTCGGCGGCACGTATGGGCGAAGCTGGGGCGAAGTCGCAATGCTCGTGCCGTGGTGCGTGCTCGCGCTGCCGGTGCTGGCGCTCGTGGCAAAGCCGCTCGATCTGCTCGCGCTCGGCGACGAACAGGCGTCCGCGCTCGGGCTTCCGATTGCCGTGCTGCGTCCGCTCGTGCTGACGATTGCGACGCTCGCCGCGTGCGCGGCCGTGGCGGCGGTGGGACCGGTCGGTTTCATCGGCTTGATGGCGCCGCATCTCGCGACGATGCTCGGCGCGCGCACGCATGGCACGCGGCTCTGGCTCGCAGCGTTGCTGGGCGCGCTCGTGCTCGCGGCGGCGGATCTCGCGGCACGCACGCTGCTCGCGCCGCGCGAGATTCCGGCGGGCGTGCTGACCGCGTTGATCGGCGCGCCTTACATGCTGTCGCTGCTCGTGATCGAGACGCGGCGCGACCGTGGCCGAGGCCGCGCGCGATGA
- the fhuF gene encoding siderophore-iron reductase FhuF yields MKPEARSFAAFAPPALAPYLQHVWLGEPAHAPGDNAMRIPLSALPDHRAALLDAMTALYGGDAAHHARALLSQWSKYYFGLAAPAGVAAARLLGRPLDMSPERTHLVLMNGMPAELHFDADALQPADADPARRYAGLIAHLDSVIAMLSGMTKIAPRVLWSNAGNLLDYLLANCPLQCPTMSNDADIDAAWLFRASDANPLRTPLRDATPRSPLLPNPFRARRVCCVRYEIPGETQLCASCPLLLTMRDEELALQDAIR; encoded by the coding sequence ATGAAGCCCGAAGCGCGCAGCTTCGCCGCCTTCGCGCCGCCCGCTCTTGCGCCGTATTTGCAGCATGTGTGGCTCGGCGAGCCCGCGCACGCACCCGGCGACAACGCCATGCGCATTCCGCTCAGCGCGCTTCCCGACCATCGCGCCGCATTGCTCGATGCAATGACTGCGCTGTATGGCGGCGACGCCGCGCATCATGCACGCGCGCTGTTGTCGCAATGGAGCAAGTACTACTTCGGGCTGGCCGCGCCCGCGGGCGTCGCGGCGGCGCGGCTGCTCGGACGGCCGCTCGACATGTCGCCCGAACGCACGCATCTCGTGCTTATGAACGGCATGCCTGCCGAACTCCATTTCGATGCCGATGCATTGCAGCCCGCCGACGCCGATCCGGCGCGGCGCTATGCGGGACTCATCGCGCATCTGGACAGCGTGATCGCCATGCTGTCAGGCATGACGAAGATCGCGCCGCGCGTGCTGTGGAGCAACGCGGGCAATCTGCTCGACTATCTGCTCGCGAACTGCCCTTTGCAGTGCCCGACGATGTCGAACGATGCCGACATCGACGCTGCCTGGCTCTTTCGCGCATCCGATGCGAACCCGCTGCGCACGCCGCTGCGCGATGCAACGCCGCGTTCGCCCCTTCTGCCCAACCCGTTTCGCGCGCGCCGCGTGTGCTGCGTGCGCTATGAGATTCCCGGAGAGACGCAACTGTGCGCAAGCTGCCCGCTGCTGTTGACGATGCGCGACGAAGAACTCGCGTTGCAGGACGCCATCCGCTGA
- a CDS encoding ABC transporter substrate-binding protein produces the protein MPAAVDDARRRTRVAGRHPLKRAVSLAACACIAWAARDAFANDNHACAPLAGNPTVSQFSKSMPARPQRIVVLEFMFAEDVAALDMTPVGVVDPDYYDAWIGYDSARFKGVPTVGTRQEPSLEAIASTKPDLIIGVGYRHAPIFAALDRIAPTVLFQFSPDVENGNGDGARTQLEWTRSIFHTIACMTGREQQAREVDAKLDAGLAHDAARLKAAGVSGTRFALLQELGLPDRYWAYTGNSTAAGVARALGVQLRPEKPTREGTVYVTSADFLKQPDVAVLFVTASGADAPVDTKLDSPVWRFVPAKKEGRVTLVEPNIWGFGGPMSALKLGDMITEKLLALPRK, from the coding sequence CTGCCCGCTGCTGTTGACGATGCGCGACGAAGAACTCGCGTTGCAGGACGCCATCCGCTGAAGCGTGCGGTTTCGCTTGCGGCATGCGCATGCATTGCATGGGCGGCCCGCGACGCGTTCGCGAACGATAACCATGCATGCGCGCCGCTCGCGGGCAATCCCACCGTCTCGCAGTTCAGCAAGTCGATGCCCGCGCGGCCGCAACGCATCGTCGTGCTCGAATTCATGTTCGCGGAAGATGTCGCGGCGCTGGACATGACGCCCGTCGGCGTGGTCGACCCTGACTATTACGATGCCTGGATCGGCTACGACAGCGCGCGTTTCAAGGGCGTGCCGACGGTCGGCACGCGTCAGGAGCCGAGCCTGGAGGCGATTGCATCGACGAAGCCGGATCTGATTATCGGCGTGGGATATCGTCATGCGCCGATCTTTGCCGCGCTCGATCGCATTGCGCCGACCGTGCTGTTTCAGTTCAGTCCCGATGTCGAGAACGGCAACGGCGACGGCGCACGCACGCAGCTCGAATGGACGCGCAGCATCTTTCACACGATCGCGTGCATGACGGGGCGTGAGCAACAAGCGCGCGAAGTCGATGCGAAACTCGATGCCGGCCTCGCGCACGATGCCGCACGTCTCAAGGCGGCGGGTGTGTCGGGCACGCGCTTCGCGCTGTTGCAGGAACTCGGCTTGCCCGACCGATACTGGGCTTATACGGGCAACAGCACGGCGGCGGGCGTGGCGCGCGCGTTGGGCGTGCAGCTTCGGCCCGAAAAGCCGACGCGCGAAGGCACCGTGTATGTGACCTCGGCGGATTTCCTGAAGCAGCCGGATGTGGCGGTGTTGTTCGTGACGGCTTCGGGTGCGGATGCGCCCGTCGATACGAAACTCGATTCGCCCGTGTGGCGCTTCGTGCCCGCGAAGAAGGAAGGGCGCGTGACGCTCGTCGAACCGAATATCTGGGGATTCGGCGGGCCGATGTCGGCATTGAAGCTCGGCGACATGATCACCGAGAAGTTGCTGGCGTTGCCGAGGAAATGA